The following proteins are co-located in the Microbacterium immunditiarum genome:
- a CDS encoding ArsR/SmtB family transcription factor: MEDEIREEDDKALLGARPDDRVLDTGALRALAHPLRVRIYDILSQYGPQTASSLAERLGESSGSTSYHLRALAKHDLIEEVEGRGNARERWWQRPVGGVSFANPDAMKTPSGRAATQLVMSEFFRLRNEQLMEFIRHGLTDEEEAWQESSMISTAHARLTPAQSAELTRKIMALIDEAVDNYRNQTGDDVRPVTIRADVFPLPQLGEES; this comes from the coding sequence ATGGAAGACGAGATCCGCGAAGAGGACGACAAGGCTCTGCTGGGCGCCCGCCCTGACGACCGCGTGCTCGACACCGGCGCCCTCCGGGCTCTGGCGCACCCGCTGCGGGTGCGGATCTACGACATCCTGAGCCAGTACGGTCCGCAGACCGCCAGCTCACTCGCCGAGCGGCTGGGTGAGTCGTCGGGATCGACCAGCTACCACCTGCGCGCACTCGCGAAGCACGACCTGATCGAAGAGGTCGAAGGTCGGGGCAACGCCCGCGAGCGCTGGTGGCAGCGACCTGTCGGGGGCGTGTCCTTCGCCAACCCCGACGCGATGAAGACACCGTCGGGGCGCGCCGCGACACAGCTCGTGATGAGCGAGTTCTTCCGGCTGCGCAACGAGCAGCTCATGGAGTTCATTCGACACGGGCTCACCGACGAAGAGGAGGCGTGGCAGGAGTCGAGCATGATCTCCACCGCCCACGCCCGCCTCACGCCGGCGCAGAGCGCGGAGCTGACCCGCAAGATCATGGCCTTGATCGATGAGGCCGTCGACAACTACCGCAACCAGACAGGCGACGACGTGCGGCCGGTCACGATCCG